A stretch of Myroides oncorhynchi DNA encodes these proteins:
- a CDS encoding NAD-dependent epimerase/dehydratase family protein, giving the protein MGTKILIIGACGQIGSELTLKLREVYGSENVIASDIREGNEALMSSGPFETVNAMEFDAVASVIEKHQVEEVYLMAALLSATAEKNPAFAWDLNMNSLFHVLNLAKEGKIKKVFWPSSIAVFGPTTPRHNTPQYTVMEPSTVYGISKQTGERWCEYYHNKFGVDVRSIRYPGLISWTTPPGGGTTDYAVDIFYKAIEDKHYDCFLSEESGLPMMYMDDALNATVGIMQAKKEDVKIRSSYNLGGISFTPKEIAAEITKHIPDFTIEYNPDFRQAIADSWPASIDDTSAQQDWGWKHKYDLTSMTEVMLENLTRELKK; this is encoded by the coding sequence ATGGGAACCAAAATTCTTATAATCGGAGCTTGCGGACAGATAGGTTCAGAGCTAACGCTTAAATTAAGAGAAGTTTATGGAAGTGAAAATGTGATCGCTTCTGATATTAGAGAAGGTAATGAGGCTCTTATGAGTTCAGGTCCTTTCGAGACAGTAAACGCTATGGAATTCGATGCTGTTGCTTCAGTAATCGAAAAACATCAGGTAGAGGAGGTTTATTTAATGGCTGCGTTATTATCTGCAACTGCTGAGAAAAACCCTGCATTTGCTTGGGATCTTAATATGAATTCATTGTTCCATGTATTGAATCTTGCCAAAGAAGGTAAAATTAAAAAGGTATTTTGGCCATCATCTATAGCTGTTTTTGGACCTACTACACCTAGACATAATACACCACAATATACAGTGATGGAGCCAAGTACAGTATATGGTATTTCTAAACAAACAGGAGAGCGCTGGTGTGAGTATTACCATAATAAATTTGGTGTAGATGTAAGAAGTATTCGTTACCCTGGTTTAATTTCTTGGACTACACCTCCAGGTGGTGGTACCACAGATTATGCAGTAGATATCTTCTATAAGGCAATCGAAGATAAACATTATGACTGTTTCTTATCTGAAGAGTCTGGTCTTCCGATGATGTATATGGATGATGCTTTAAATGCTACAGTTGGTATTATGCAAGCGAAGAAAGAGGATGTTAAGATTCGTTCTTCTTATAATTTAGGAGGTATTTCTTTTACTCCGAAAGAGATCGCAGCTGAGATCACTAAGCATATTCCTGATTTTACTATTGAATACAATCCAGATTTTAGACAAGCTATTGCTGATAGCTGGCCAGCAAGTATTGATGATACTTCTGCTCAACAAGACTGGGGATGGAAGCATAAGTATGACTTAACTTCTATGACTGAAGTAATGTTAGAAAATCTTACTAGAGAATTAAAGAAATAG
- a CDS encoding trimeric intracellular cation channel family protein, giving the protein MLDKFIEFWTTIHFVDIIEFFGTCAFAISGIRMASAKSLDWFGAVVVGFVTATGGGTLRDLLLGVTPFWMLNSVYIWCTIVALLFVIVFRRQLVHLNNTFLWFDGIGLGLFVVVGTEKTMSLGYPFWVVVIMATITGVVGGIIRDIMINEIPAIFKQEWYALTCIFGVMIYYVLDFFNVGIIFTQLFCAVSVFVIRLIATRYKLGLPTLKSEE; this is encoded by the coding sequence ATGCTTGATAAATTTATTGAATTTTGGACTACAATACATTTTGTAGATATTATTGAGTTCTTCGGGACATGTGCTTTTGCGATATCAGGTATACGTATGGCATCTGCAAAAAGCCTTGACTGGTTTGGAGCAGTTGTCGTAGGATTTGTTACTGCGACTGGTGGAGGAACTCTAAGAGATTTGTTATTAGGAGTTACTCCTTTTTGGATGTTAAACAGTGTTTATATATGGTGTACTATTGTAGCTCTGTTATTTGTGATTGTCTTTAGGCGACAATTAGTGCATTTAAATAATACATTTTTATGGTTTGATGGTATTGGTTTGGGACTATTTGTAGTTGTAGGTACTGAGAAGACGATGTCATTAGGGTATCCGTTTTGGGTGGTTGTAATTATGGCAACTATTACAGGAGTTGTAGGAGGAATTATTAGGGATATTATGATTAATGAGATTCCAGCTATTTTTAAACAAGAATGGTATGCGTTGACTTGTATTTTTGGAGTGATGATTTACTATGTGTTAGATTTTTTCAATGTAGGTATAATTTTTACACAACTTTTTTGCGCTGTATCTGTTTTTGTAATTCGTTTAATAGCAACCCGTTATAAATTGGGTCTTCCGACCTTGAAGAGCGAGGAATAA
- a CDS encoding aldehyde dehydrogenase family protein, which translates to MNTTITDTLYKVNEAYLGWKKVSVEERVIYLEKVKAKLLKNLEDYAKCMTLDMHKPIKQAVAETEKSARLIDYYIENGAELLKGRTIKTDWTETYTVNEPLGVILGVMPWNFPFWQVFRFAIPTLLAGNTVVVKHASNVPLSAKALEECFNVDGFDQVYFNITVSGKEVDSIIESPIIKGVSLTGSEAAGSSVGKKAGELIKPTVLELGGSNAFIIREDVDIDSIIPIAINARFQNTGQSCIAGKRFLIQNSIKQEFTEKFVEAVKEIKFGDLMDYNTGIGLMAREDLAVELETIMLESVQMGAKILTGGKRDGAKFEPTVITDVTDQMPAFQLETFGPLAVIVGYDTFDQAIAMSNDSRFGLGVAMFSKDVMFLKSKIHEFDEGAVFINEMVISDPRVPFGGNKFSGIGREMAKEGLLSFVNKKSVVIK; encoded by the coding sequence ATGAACACAACAATTACAGATACTCTATATAAGGTAAATGAAGCTTATCTAGGTTGGAAGAAAGTCAGTGTAGAGGAGAGAGTGATATATCTTGAGAAAGTCAAAGCCAAGTTGTTAAAGAATTTAGAGGATTATGCAAAGTGTATGACATTAGATATGCATAAACCTATTAAACAAGCCGTAGCGGAGACTGAGAAAAGTGCTCGTCTGATTGATTACTATATTGAGAATGGAGCTGAGTTATTAAAGGGGCGTACCATCAAAACAGATTGGACAGAAACATATACTGTAAATGAACCACTAGGTGTGATTTTAGGTGTTATGCCTTGGAACTTTCCTTTTTGGCAAGTATTTAGATTTGCTATACCAACTTTGCTAGCAGGGAACACCGTAGTGGTTAAGCATGCAAGTAATGTACCATTAAGTGCTAAAGCATTGGAAGAGTGTTTTAATGTAGATGGATTTGACCAAGTGTATTTTAATATTACAGTATCAGGTAAAGAGGTGGATAGTATTATCGAATCACCAATTATTAAGGGGGTATCGTTGACTGGAAGTGAGGCTGCAGGTAGTTCTGTAGGGAAGAAAGCAGGGGAGTTGATTAAACCTACTGTCTTAGAATTAGGAGGAAGTAATGCCTTTATTATAAGAGAGGATGTGGATATAGATTCGATTATTCCAATAGCTATAAATGCAAGGTTTCAAAACACGGGGCAGAGCTGTATAGCAGGGAAGAGATTTTTGATACAAAATAGTATTAAACAAGAGTTTACAGAGAAGTTCGTAGAAGCTGTTAAAGAGATCAAGTTTGGCGACTTAATGGATTATAACACTGGGATAGGTTTAATGGCTAGAGAGGATCTCGCTGTAGAGTTAGAGACTATTATGTTGGAGTCAGTACAGATGGGAGCGAAGATATTAACTGGTGGTAAGCGCGATGGAGCGAAGTTTGAACCTACAGTGATTACAGATGTTACAGATCAGATGCCAGCTTTTCAGTTAGAAACTTTCGGCCCACTAGCTGTTATAGTAGGTTATGATACATTTGACCAAGCTATAGCGATGAGTAATGATTCTAGATTTGGGCTGGGAGTAGCAATGTTTAGTAAAGATGTTATGTTTTTGAAATCTAAGATACACGAATTTGACGAGGGAGCCGTTTTTATAAACGAAATGGTAATCTCTGATCCAAGAGTGCCTTTCGGAGGTAATAAGTTTTCTGGAATAGGTAGGGAGATGGCAAAAGAAGGATTATTGTCATTTGTGAATAAGAAATCAGTTGTAATTAAATAG